A genome region from Sphingobium sp. WTD-1 includes the following:
- a CDS encoding adenylate kinase, with the protein MNIILLGPPGAGKGTQATRLVDSRGMVQLSTGDMLRAAVKAGTPVGLQAKALMESGSLVPDEVVSGIIGEALDALSADTGVIFDGYPRTEAQAHSLDTILADRGRTLDHVIELEVDEDALVERITGRFTCATCGEGYHDAFKQPKVEGTCDKCGGHEFKRRPDDNEETVRTRMAEYRAKTAPILPIYEARGIVSRVDGMADMNDVSGAIVAILDGVPA; encoded by the coding sequence ATGAATATCATTCTGCTTGGTCCTCCGGGTGCCGGCAAGGGCACCCAGGCCACGCGGCTCGTCGACAGCCGTGGCATGGTTCAGCTGTCGACCGGCGACATGCTGCGGGCTGCGGTCAAGGCGGGGACTCCGGTCGGCCTGCAGGCTAAGGCGCTGATGGAATCGGGTTCGCTGGTGCCGGACGAGGTCGTGTCGGGCATCATCGGCGAAGCGCTCGATGCGCTGTCGGCCGATACCGGCGTGATCTTCGACGGCTATCCGCGGACCGAGGCCCAGGCCCATTCGCTCGACACCATCCTGGCCGATCGCGGCCGCACGCTCGATCATGTGATCGAGCTGGAAGTGGACGAGGATGCGCTGGTCGAGCGCATCACCGGCCGCTTCACCTGCGCGACCTGCGGCGAAGGCTATCATGACGCCTTCAAGCAGCCCAAGGTCGAGGGTACCTGCGACAAGTGCGGCGGGCATGAGTTCAAGCGTCGTCCGGATGACAATGAGGAAACGGTGCGCACCCGCATGGCCGAATATCGTGCCAAGACCGCACCGATCCTGCCGATCTACGAAGCGCGCGGCATCGTCAGCCGCGTCGACGGCATGGCCGACATGAACGACGTCAGCGGCGCGATCGTCGCCATCTTGGACGGCGTTCCGGCCTGA
- the rplO gene encoding 50S ribosomal protein L15 yields the protein MKLNEINDNAGARKGRMRVGRGIGSGKGKTAGRGQKGAKARSGVSINGFEGGQMPLHMRIPKRGFNNIFANDYAIVNLGEVQAAIDAGKLDAAAVIDHAALKAANLARGGKDGVRVLAKGELTAKVSFLVAGASKSAVEAVAKAGGKLDVIEVVPAAEKAKAKKGTALAAKKAAKA from the coding sequence ATGAAACTGAACGAAATCAACGACAATGCCGGTGCCCGCAAGGGTCGTATGCGCGTCGGCCGCGGTATCGGCTCGGGCAAGGGCAAGACCGCCGGTCGCGGCCAGAAGGGTGCCAAGGCACGCTCGGGCGTCAGCATCAACGGCTTCGAGGGTGGCCAGATGCCGCTCCACATGCGCATCCCGAAGCGCGGCTTCAACAACATCTTCGCCAACGATTATGCGATCGTGAACCTGGGTGAAGTGCAGGCCGCGATCGACGCCGGCAAGCTGGACGCCGCTGCCGTCATCGACCATGCCGCGCTCAAGGCAGCCAACCTGGCCCGTGGTGGCAAGGATGGCGTCCGCGTTCTCGCCAAGGGCGAACTGACCGCCAAGGTCAGCTTCCTGGTCGCCGGTGCCTCGAAGAGCGCCGTCGAAGCGGTCGCCAAGGCCGGTGGCAAGCTGGACGTGATCGAAGTCGTCCCGGCAGCCGAGAAGGCCAAGGCGAAGAAGGGCACCGCCCTTGCCGCCAAGAAGGCCGCCAAGGCCTAA
- a CDS encoding ATPase — MAYPIRSILTGAGMALAAAPGQGGVVASSDAGFVVQASVDVAVAPDAAYALLAEPGRWWNSAHTYSGDARNMVLEAKAGGCFCETLPDKSGKEPSGSIEHARVIYAAPGQRLRLSGALGPLQSEAVTGVLDFAIAAAPGGSRVTLTYSVGGYMRGGLAPIAPIVDKVLVEQLDGLKRVADTHAR; from the coding sequence ATGGCCTATCCAATCAGATCGATACTGACAGGCGCCGGCATGGCGCTGGCAGCCGCGCCCGGACAGGGTGGGGTGGTTGCCAGCAGCGATGCCGGCTTTGTCGTGCAGGCGAGCGTGGACGTGGCCGTGGCGCCCGACGCGGCCTATGCGCTGCTGGCGGAGCCGGGGCGCTGGTGGAACAGCGCCCACACTTATAGCGGTGATGCGCGCAACATGGTGCTGGAGGCGAAGGCTGGCGGCTGCTTCTGCGAGACCCTTCCCGACAAGAGCGGAAAGGAGCCCTCCGGCAGCATCGAACATGCGCGGGTCATCTATGCCGCGCCGGGCCAGCGATTGCGCCTGAGCGGCGCTCTGGGGCCGTTGCAGAGCGAGGCCGTGACCGGCGTGCTGGATTTCGCCATAGCGGCCGCGCCGGGCGGTAGCCGCGTGACGCTGACCTATTCGGTGGGCGGCTATATGCGCGGTGGTCTGGCGCCGATTGCGCCGATCGTCGACAAGGTGCTGGTGGAGCAGCTCGACGGGTTGAAACGAGTCGCGGACACCCACGCACGCTGA
- the rpmD gene encoding 50S ribosomal protein L30, which yields MAKIKIKQIGSPIRRPESQKKILIGLGLGKMHRVVELEDTAEVRGAIKKLPHMVEVVEG from the coding sequence ATGGCGAAGATCAAGATCAAGCAGATCGGTTCGCCGATCCGTCGCCCCGAAAGCCAGAAGAAGATTCTGATCGGCCTGGGCCTTGGCAAGATGCATCGCGTGGTCGAGCTGGAAGACACGGCGGAAGTCCGCGGTGCCATCAAGAAGCTCCCCCACATGGTGGAAGTGGTCGAGGGCTAA
- the secY gene encoding preprotein translocase subunit SecY: protein MASRADQLASNLSLAKFSQATDLKKRLWFTLGALIVFRFLSFVPLPGIDPTALAAWSQKSAGGILDIFNTFSGGALSRASLITLGIMPYITASIVVQLAASLSPQLAAIKKEGESGRKKLNQYTRYGTVGLTAVQGYAAAANWQAQGVVVDPGMLFVVSAIISLIGGTMFLLWLGEQITSRGIGNGTSLIIMAGIVAQLPVTLSNLFKSGSEGSISGLVIFLVVVLGFGLIAFICFMERAQRRVLIQYPKRQTRQGLMQADRSHLPLKVNTAGVIPPIFASSLLLLPLTISQFMGVKADDDSRWSSIVLTINQYLSHGSPFYMALYGLGIVFFCFFYTAVVFNPEETADNLKRNGGFIPGIRPGKNTENYLDYVLTRITVIGAAYLAFICLVPEFAIARAGIPFYLGGTSLLIVVNVTVDTVTQIQSHLLAHQYGDLIKKAKLKGRLR from the coding sequence ATGGCATCGAGAGCCGACCAGCTCGCATCCAATCTCAGCCTCGCGAAGTTCAGCCAGGCGACCGACCTCAAGAAGCGCCTGTGGTTCACCCTCGGCGCGCTGATCGTCTTCCGCTTCCTCAGCTTCGTGCCGCTGCCGGGTATCGATCCCACCGCGCTCGCGGCCTGGTCGCAGAAGTCGGCCGGTGGCATCCTCGACATCTTCAACACCTTCTCGGGTGGTGCATTGTCGCGCGCGAGCCTCATCACGCTCGGCATCATGCCCTATATCACCGCGTCGATCGTGGTGCAGCTGGCCGCCTCCCTCTCGCCGCAGCTCGCGGCGATCAAGAAGGAAGGCGAAAGCGGCCGCAAGAAGCTGAACCAATATACCCGTTATGGCACCGTCGGCCTGACCGCCGTGCAGGGCTATGCCGCCGCCGCCAACTGGCAGGCGCAGGGCGTGGTCGTGGACCCCGGCATGCTGTTCGTCGTCTCGGCGATCATCTCGCTGATCGGCGGCACCATGTTCCTGCTGTGGCTGGGTGAGCAGATCACCTCGCGCGGCATCGGCAACGGCACCAGCCTGATCATCATGGCCGGTATCGTCGCCCAGCTGCCGGTGACGCTGAGCAACCTGTTCAAGTCGGGCAGCGAAGGCTCGATCTCGGGCCTGGTCATTTTCCTGGTCGTCGTGCTGGGCTTTGGTCTGATTGCCTTCATCTGCTTCATGGAGCGCGCGCAGCGCCGGGTGCTGATTCAGTATCCCAAGCGCCAGACGCGCCAGGGCCTGATGCAGGCCGATCGCAGCCATCTGCCGCTGAAGGTCAACACCGCCGGCGTGATCCCGCCGATCTTCGCCAGCTCGCTGCTGCTGCTGCCGCTGACCATCTCGCAGTTCATGGGCGTGAAGGCGGACGACGACAGTCGCTGGAGCAGCATCGTGCTGACGATCAACCAGTATCTGTCGCACGGCAGCCCCTTCTATATGGCCCTTTATGGCCTGGGCATCGTCTTCTTCTGCTTCTTCTACACCGCCGTGGTGTTCAATCCGGAAGAGACGGCCGACAATCTGAAGCGCAATGGCGGCTTCATTCCGGGCATCCGTCCGGGCAAGAATACCGAGAATTATCTCGATTATGTCCTGACCCGGATCACCGTGATCGGGGCCGCCTACCTGGCCTTCATCTGTCTGGTGCCGGAATTTGCCATCGCCCGGGCGGGAATTCCCTTCTACCTTGGTGGGACTAGCCTGCTGATCGTGGTCAATGTTACGGTCGATACCGTGACCCAGATTCAGAGCCATCTGCTTGCCCATCAATATGGGGATCTGATCAAGAAGGCGAAGCTGAAGGGCCGTCTGCGCTAA